The window ATAAAAATTTAAATCATCATTTATAACTCAGCAATTTATTATTAGGGGATACGAATTGCTGATGGTAATAAATAAAAAGTTGATATGGGTTAAAACTAATTTAATAACATAGAGAGGGGTTACTATTATGGCAAGTAGTTATTCAGTAAAGAAGAACAAAAGTAAAGGACAGTCTAAAAAGCCTATTCTTATAACGCAGAATCCTATCATGGAGGAGCTGATAGCTAAGGTGAAATTAGTTGCTAAAACATCAGCTACACTTCTAATTACGGGAGAGAATGGTACAGGAAAAGAGGTTTTGGCTCAACTGGTTCATTACTACAGTGATAGAAGAGACAATGAATTAGTGGCTATTAACTGTGGAGCCATCCCAACGGATCTGGTCGAAAGCGAACTTTTTGGCCATGAGAAAGGAGCTTTTACCGGCGCTCATGCTCAGAAAAAAGGTTGTTTTGAGCTTGCTCACCAAAGCACGTTATTTTTGGATGAAATTGGGGAGATGCCTAAATCAATCCAAGTTAAATTATTACGTGCTGTCGAGTTAGGTTCATTTAGAAGGGTTGGGGGCCAGGAAGAGATTGAAGTAGATGTAACACTCATATCTGCTACCAATAAAGTTCTTTTTGATCAGGTTCAATCCGGGAGTTTTAGAGAAGATTTATTTTACCGATTGAATGTTATTGAACTTTATGTACCTCCATTACGTCATCGTAAA of the Fodinibius sp. Rm-B-1B1-1 genome contains:
- a CDS encoding sigma-54 dependent transcriptional regulator → MASSYSVKKNKSKGQSKKPILITQNPIMEELIAKVKLVAKTSATLLITGENGTGKEVLAQLVHYYSDRRDNELVAINCGAIPTDLVESELFGHEKGAFTGAHAQKKGCFELAHQSTLFLDEIGEMPKSIQVKLLRAVELGSFRRVGGQEEIEVDVTLISATNKVLFDQVQSGSFREDLFYRLNVIELYVPPLRHRKEDIPLLVEFYKNHFVESYNMGDIEFNDQIMDMFLSYDWPGNVRELKNVVERSIVLSEGAEVDMDVIPSRIHRGENIYPVCSSNPYDKIIQIPIGTSLEEIERRVIDQTLYSVDNNKTEAAKILGFTRKTLHNKLSKYASEEKETND